The Macrobrachium rosenbergii isolate ZJJX-2024 chromosome 31, ASM4041242v1, whole genome shotgun sequence sequence tatatatatatatatatatatatatatatatatatatatatatatatatatatatatatatatatatatacataaagatattgTTATAAGGAATCTTTTAAGATAATTTGATGACTTGATATATAattgtggttaaataaatatccaaaatataataccatgcaATAGTGTTTCCataaatatgtgtttaaaatttagtataatcttCACGTTTTGTACCTTCCATAAAGTTaggtacaagaataaataatattttcgagcatttaaagttacaaataaacaaatgtctctatatacataaatgtggatcaTATTAAGATTTTCCATGCGTAGCGTCCAAATGGTCCATTTTgatcataaaatacaattttgGAGGTTCGCGTTGGGCAGGGCCTCGGCGACTTGGGCATTGATGTTATCGGCCTCCGCTTATTTTTCTCAGGTCCTCCAAGGGGCGCGATGTACCCTGCTGGCTCTTTGCAATCCTTCTCCCGCTGGAGGAGCATATGGTTGCGAGCTTGTTGTTGGCTATTCTGGGTCGGTTTCATGTGATGAATATCTACATAATGTTGATTTCCATGAGTCAGTAGACGCCTCCGAAGGGTCGTTGTAGTGCGCCAAGTTCATAAACAGGCtagccgaaatttcttcagcgcaagtTCGAgttccggccggccagtgaagaattagagaatttatttctggtgatagaaattcatttctcggtataatgtggttcggattccaccataagctgtaggtcccgttgccatgaaacattggttcttagccacgtcaaataatctaatccttcgggcccgcCCAGAGAACTGTTAATTatggctcagtggtctgttaaactaaatACAGATTAACTTAATGTAGTGTGCCAAATGTAGTTTTGGcttgagatttacacatctctgGACAAGTGAATTTGTAAACTACGTTCGTGCACATCTCCCTCGGTGTTGGATTGGTAAAAttcgtccattttcttttttgatctGCCTAGCCGTTGTTTGTCAGCAATTGGCGAATTCGGTCAAGTCTTCAGATTATCTTTAAAAATCAGGTGCAACAATATCTTAACTTTCagtgggtttttttatttattataccaaCCATTGCATTTCCTCAAGTTAACTATTGTTCTTCGTTTCTGGCGTCAACCGTAATGTGATTTCTTATTCTGTTTCTCtagatttcttaatatatttcttaatatataactTAGAAAGCCAACCTGCTCAATGTTTGGGAGAAcactgaatatatttacagtgCATCTTATTGGTGACAGACAGGCAGTCATATTTCTCATTATtacctgcattttctctctctctctctctctctctctctctctctctctctctctctctctctctctctctctctctctcatttttaaatatatcttgctTCTCTGATATGTCTGTATCGAATGCGTCTTGTTTAAGGAAGGGGGTCAAGATGATATTTGACACTTGGACAGaaataaggaaatttatttttatatattaatgctaGATTTTTCTGCCacgaataaaattgaataaaactgaATAGTGCATTTAATCTGTTTAAGTATTTCGTTAGGATatgattaataagaaaattttattgtgaaatttggcattattttattgttaattagtataaaaaaatagTGTCTGgcctaaaaaaattatacattttaactCAATTTATGTTTCTCATTTGTAcaggattaatgaaaaaaaagtttaatgaaaaatcgAAATTCTTCTattatttagtataaaaaatagcatctggttttaaaaaattatacatttgaaCTCGATTTAGGTTTCTCATTTGTACaggattaatgaaaaacaaaattttaatgaaaagctcgaaattcttccattatttagtataaaaaatagtatctggccttaaattattttacattttaagacTCTTGCAAAAGAGCCATTGAATTATAGCACTGAATCATCAGTCTCATCTTGAAGAACATTTGAAACTTAATCTCGGCCGTGTCGGTTACAGTGTGGCATTGTTAATGAGTGAGTCAGTCAGTGACTGTGAAGATCCTTCATGACTGCAAATAGAAACAGGGATTAATGGGTGAGTGAGTGAAGATCGCTCATGCCTGCAAATACAAAGAGGGATTActagagtgagtgagtgaagatCCTTCATGACTGCAGATACAAATAGGGATtactgagtgagtgagtgaagatCCTTCATGACTGCAAATGCAAATAGGGATTACTGAGTGACTGAGTGCAGATCCTTCATGACTGCAAATAGAGATAGGGATTAGTGAGCAAGTGAGTAGCGAAGGTCCTTCATGGCTGAATATAGAAATGGGGATTAATGAGTGAGTCAGTGAGTGAAGGTCCTTCATGACTGCAAATAGAAACAGGGATTAATGAGTGAgtctgtgagtgagtgagtgaagatCCTTCATGACTGCAAATAGAAACGGGGATTAATGAGTGAGTCAGTGAGTCAGTGAGTGAAGATCCTTCAAGGCTGTGAGACATGGGTATTAAGATGAGTCAGTCATGACTGACTGTAAATAGAAAcgggaaatgagagagagtggGGATTAGTGAGTCCTTCATGACTGACAGGGATTAATGAGTGAGTGAAGATCCTTCATGACTGCAAATAGAAACGGGGATTGATTAGTGAGCAGTGAGTCAGTGAGTGAAGATCCTTCATGGCTGCAAATAGAAATGGGGATTAATGAGTGAGTCAGTGAGTGAAGGTCCTTCAGTAGAAACGGGGATTAATGAGAGTGGAGTAGGAGTGAAGATCCTTCATGACTGCAAATAGAAACAGGGATTAATGAGTGagtcagtgagtgagtgagtgagtgaagatCCTTCATGGCTGCAAATGAAACTGTCAAAGGTCCTTCATGACTGCAAATAGAAACAGGGATTAATGAGTGAGTGAAGATCCTTCATGACTGCAAATACAAAAGATGAAGGTTCTCCACGACCTGAGTGAAGGTCCTTCATGACTGCAAATGCAAATAGGGATTACTGAAGTGAGAAGATCCTCCATGGCTGCGGGGATTAATGAGTGAGTCAGTGAGTGAAGGTCCTTCATGACTGCAAATAGAAACAGGGATTAATGTGTGagtcagtgagtgagtgagtgaagatCCTTCATGACTGCAAATACAAATAGGGATTACTGAGTGGGTGAGTGAAGGTTCTCCACGACTGCAAATAGAGATAGGGCTCAAGGAGTGAGTCAGTGAGTGAAGGTCCTTCATGACTGCAAATGCAAATAGGGATtactgagtgagtgagtgaagatCCTGCATGGCTGCAAATAGAAACGGGGATTAATGAGTGTGTCAGTGTGAAGGTCATGACTGCAAATAGAGGGTGAAGAAGATCCTGACTGCAAATACAAATAGGGATTACGGCGAGCAAATAGAGATAGGGCTCAATGAGTGAGTCAGTGAGTGAAGGATGACCAGGGATTACTGAGTGAATGGTGAAGATCCTGCATGGCTGCAAATAGAATGACTGCAACATAGGAATTAATGAGTAGAATCCAGTAGGGTCAAATAGAAATAGGTCATAATAGGTGAAGATCCTTCTTGACTGCTAATAGAACCTAGGGATGAGTATTGACGAGtcaacatgtgtatgtatgtatatatatatacacacatatatacatatatatatgtatgtatataaataaagataacagggttgaatatttaagaggttttacaaaatatttaaccctgttttgggagttctactaattcttcaattgtgttggattccaggtacatattttttcccctgtaatccccatctgtcatttacacgagctttctttgtaaacttacttttgtatttcttcagtctactaagcaaaggacgacagacagtcgaaaggcctcgcagcactccagtgtttccctttccttcgtggattttatctttatttatgtattcatcacgttccatattttcgtggttcagttatacatatacatacatacatacatacatacatatatacatacatacatacatacatacatacatacatatgtccaATCCGATGAGTCAGGGAGAACAGGGCGTACTGATTTATATACGTTATGAAAGAGGTGAATTTTATTGTACATTTAAATCTCTCCTAAATAATTCATACCGCTACTACCAGTGATTATGATATGCAAAGAATATGTGACGCTGGAATCAGCGAGAATTAGCGAAagacgaataaaaagaaaatgcactTACCCGGcaggaaaatctaaaaaaaaaaaaaaaaatttacctttctcaaacaactaaaataattctGCTAATCTCAGGAACCttgcaaaatatatatctttttccagCATTTGCAAACATTCTTCCAATCACGAGCACTGCAGAATATTCTCAAGTGAACTGTTCTTAAGTGACATCGTACCAACTCCATCGTGTTGCGAGGAATTACTGTAGGTATATTGATCACAAGTATAGCTTCGACCGACGACTCCTGACGTCTGAATAGGCTCAGGATCAACCctgatttcacttttatattccaGTAGAAGTTATCGCAGTTCTCTTGCTGGTAGATATGGGCGGAGGTTGACCCTCGGTTGCCAGTTATTGGGTGCTTGGGATAGGAAGTGTGTCCTTGGAAAGTAATAGGCTAATGATTCGATTTGCGCAAGAGACACCGAGATATTTTTATGAAGTGAGGTCATTTTTGGTCAGTACAATATCTGCTTGCTTTAGAGAAGGTACCAGTTGTATATGACAggtatttgtttattcctttcttctctctctctctctctctctctctctctctctctctctctctctctctctctctctctctctctctctgacgttatAATTTTTAAGATTGTAGGGTACAACTCCCGTAAGACATCCAATTCCCATGAGAATATTGggtaaataagaattttttaaaacatccGTTCAatatctgttttagttttctgtaaaggaaaactattgtgccggctttgtctgtctctccgcactttattctgtccgcaatttattctgtccgcactttttctgtccgttctcagatcttaaaaaactactgaggctagaggattgcaccttggtatgttgatcatccaccctccaatcatcaaacataccaaattgtagccctttagcctcggtagtatttattttatttaaggttaaagttagccataatcgtgcctctgtcaacgatatcggataggccaccagcgggccgtggttaaaatttcatgggtggctgctcatacagcattataccgagaccaccgaaagatggatctattttcggtggccttgattatatgctgtagcggctgtacagaaaactcgattgcgccgaagaaacttcggcgcattttttgcttatttggaaaatgaaatccCTGTTGCAATAAGTGGATTGCAACGCTATAATAAACTCCTAATGAAATGTTACGGTAGCGGAACCTAAGAGTTTTTGAAGGAGAATTCTATCTTTGTTACGAGATGATGCTTTCggtaagttataataataacgcGTTCTTGAAAAAAGtggtcatatataatatatatgaccactttttatgcatatatatatatatatatatatatatatatatattatatctatatatatatatatattatatctatatatatatatatatatatatatatatatatatatttattatatatatatttatatatatatttattatatatatatatatatatatatatatatatatatatatatatatatatatatatatatatatttatatatgtataatgtatatatatattatatatacatatattatatatatgtgtgtgtatatatatatgtatatatgtatatgtatttgtatgtgtatttgtgtgcagaTATGAGTGTAGATCTATCCAGTATGagtaagaaaaaactgaatacaaAGCACATGCATTAACATGCAAGTCATGTAGAAAAATGTGCGTTTCATTATAAGACAGAAAATCAGATATCTTCTTCTTTAGCATAATGTTTAGCTCACCAAGCAAAGTTTCCCAATTCATCTCTGAAAGAGGATTCAACAGATAGTCAGCTTACATGGAAACGCATTAGACTGTACAACGAAAAGGCAATAACTGGTTTGAACAGGGTGAATTATTCTGCTGTATGAAGATCTTTTACAGCTACAGATCAACACAATCACAGGTTTGGTTCTTCTGAATCTGGTCGGCACTGGAGAGTGCATAAAACCTCACAGGGCAGTGCACTGACAGGACCAATCGACTGTGACGAAACTGGAACTCACTGATGTCATATGTTTGCTCCTTAATCACACTTGCCTGATCTGATTTCTGATTCTGCCCTGTGGTGACttctgtggaacagcctcccttcagaggatgtcgtgcagtgggaacttcagaagttcaatcgaagatgcaatgcattactgcacTAATACTatgctccttgcattttaatatgtttttatatatttattaattttttaataaattttttctcttttgataagtgggatctctttttttcagtatttccctgtaactcctcttacttcttcgtaattaaaaccatattctttggaatcttgaatttcaagtcagtggcccctttggtgggcttgttccattgaataggttttatctcctgaataataataataataataataataataataataataataataataataataataataataataataataataataataataataataataaactttacaaaTACGCTTTCCACATGGATCATGGTATTGATCCTTTAGAATCAGTTGACCATCTTCAGTATTCATATGAATTTTCATGATACTAGTTAGTTCTCCCTCTGGACTTAGGTTTAATGAACTTCTGTAAGATGCATAACTTTATTCTCCTTGAGAATACAACAGTAAATGAGATCACTTTACTTTGCATATTTAAGCCCTCACATTACAAGGgtttaaatgtgaatgaaatttgTGTTTCTGAAATCAGATTACAGAAGGATATCGCTGGAATATCTCAAGCCTTTGTTGCAGCAAAATTTCATGTGAGCGAAAACGTCAGGAAAAATAATTGCCAcacaatttggtaagtttgtgaCCAGTAATAGTAGCTGTGGGGTGTACAGACTCTTAATGACCCCTTTTAGCTGGTAAACTAGGTCCTAATGACCCCCATTTGGTGTTGAGTGGAGACTCTGTGGCCCCAAGGTGTGATGTCAGTACAGATTCTTAATGACCCCTATTGGTTGGTGATGTATCCTTGTGTGGTGAACAGATTCTCATTGATCCCCACTGAGAAGTGAATCCAAACTCTTAATGACACCTACTGGGTATTGAACACACTACCCATCTGGACAGTGAATACAAATTCTTAATGACTCATTTGGTGATGAATACAGACTCTTAATGACCCCTATTGGATGGTGATACAATTTCTTAATGACTCTCACTGAGTAATGTACACAATGTCTTAATGACCCCATTAGATGGTGAAAACAGTGTCTTATTGACCCCCTGTGTATGGTGAACACAGTGTCTTAATGATGCTCTTTGGATTGTGAACACACTCTTAATGGCCTCCAGAGGATTATGAACACAGTCTCTTAATGACCTCCAGAGGATTATGAATACAGTATCTTAATGACCTCCAGAGGATTATAAACACACACTCTTAATGACCTCCAGAGGATTATGAATACAATATCTTAATGACCTCCAGAGGATCATGAACACGATCTCTTAATGACCCCCACTGAAAATGGTGACGAATAATGAATCTTTAGGAAAACAGTTAGAATTATCCATGGAAGTGGTGACCGCCGCCGAAGTGGTGACCGCCTCCGAAGTGGTGACCGCCGCCCAAGTGGTGATGACCTCCCCCAAAGTGGTGATGCCCGCCTCCGAAGTGGTGATGACCGCCGCCGAGGAGTCCAAGGCCTCCGAAGAGGCCATGCCCGAAGAGGCCGTGCCCAAAGCGGCCTCTGCGCCTTCCGAAGCGTCCTCGGCCCCTTCCGAAGCCCCCGAAGCCTCCGAAGCCACCAAATCTTCCAAACCTCCCAAGGCCGAAGCCAAAGCCTCTCCGTCTGTGGGGGTCGGGGTCTGGAGCGGGTTCTGGAAGAGGGCTCGCCAGAGCCACTGGGGCCGGTTCTGGAAAGGCCGTTGCTGTACCCAGAAGAATGCAGAACGCCAAGGCCACCAAGATCTGGAATGGGGATGAATGTTAGAGTTTTATGTCACCTGGAATGGGAATTTATATTAGAGTTTTATGTCACCACGATCTGGAATGGCAATGATTGTTAGAGTTTTATGTCACCAAGATCTGGAATGGGGatgaatgttagatttttgtgTTACCTGGAGTGGGAATATATATTAGAGTTTTATGTCACCACGATCTGGAATGGTGATGAATTTTAGAGTGTTATGTCACCAAGATCTGGAATGGGGATAAATGTTAAGAGTTTTATGTCACCTGGAATGGGAATGTATATAAGAGTTTTATGTCACCAATATCTGGAATGGGGATGAATGTTAAGTGTTTTATGTCACCTGGAATGGGGATGAATGTTAGAGTTTTATGTCACCAAGATCTGGAATGGGGAAGAATGTTAGAGTTTGTGTCACCAAGATCTGGAATGTATATTGGAGTTTTATGTCACCAAGATCTGGAATGGGGAGGAATGTTAGAGTTTGGTCACCAAGATCTGGAATGGGAATGAAATGTTAGAGTTTTATGTCACCAAGATCTGGAATGGGGAtgaatgttagagttttataTCACCAAGATCTGGGATGGGGATGAAATGTTAGAGTTTAATGTCACCAAGATTCTGGAATGGGGATGAATGTTAGTTTTATGTCACCAAGATCTGGAACGGGGATGAATGGTAGAGTTTTATGTCACCAAGATCTGGAATGGGGATGAATGTTAGAGTTTTATGTCACCAAGATCTGGAATGGCAATTTATTTTAGAGTTTTATATCACGAAGATCTGTAATGGGAATTTATATTAGAGCTTTATGTCACCAAGATCTGGAATGGGGATGAATGTTAGAGGTTTATGTTACCAAGATCTGGAATGGGAATTTATATTAGCGTTTTATGTCACCAAGATCTGGAATGGAAATGTATATTAGAGTTTTGTGTCACCAAGATctggaatgtacagtatattagagTTTTATGTCACCAAGATctggaatgtacagtatattagagTTTTATGTTACCAAGATctggaatgtacagtatattagagTTTTATGTCACCAATATCTggaatgtaaatgaatattacagatttttttgAGAAAGCAGAGCGCCAACGCTACCAAGACCTGGAATGGGAATTAATATTAGTGTTTTTGAGAGACTGGAAGGGCCCTACCGAGTTTTGTAAGAAGAGGTAATTTGACTCTCTGGAATGGGAATTAATATTAGAGTTTTTCAAGAGACTGGAAGTTTCTTACAGATTTTTAATAAGAAGAGGTAATTTGGCTGTCTGGAATGGGAaggaatattagttttttttctgtaagataCTGGAAGGTTCCAGGCTTTTAAGAAAATCGTTATTGAGACTCCAGAATTTTGATTCTTTATAATGTTTCGGGACTTTCTAATTAGAACATAAGTAATTCAGGGACTGTGTATAAGAGCCAGTTAGTATTAAATTCAAACCCTGAATGAATAAAGCGTGAAGTCGTTGATACAATTAAACCATACCAGGATTTGGGACATTCTAATTAGGACACATGCAATTCAAAAACTCTTGCTAGAGATAATACTAAACTCAAACCCCGAATGACTAAAACATTTAGTTTAATATTCAC is a genomic window containing:
- the LOC136855333 gene encoding neuropeptide-like protein 32, whose protein sequence is MNLILVALAFCILLGTATAFPEPAPVALASPLPEPAPDPDPHRRRGFGFGLGRFGRFGGFGGFGGFGRGRGRFGRRRGRFGHGLFGHGLFGGLGLLGGGHHHFGGGHHHFGGGHHHLGGGHHFGGGHHFGGGHHFHG